The Microcystis aeruginosa NIES-843 sequence CCTGAAGCGGTAATGCTATCAGCAGCGGATTATTCCCCAAAATTGTCCAGCATATTTTGGTTAACTTTATACACAATCATCTAACGAAAACAGTGACAGCAAAGAAAACTTGGAGCGATCGCTTTGAAGGTAGTCTCCATCCTACGATCGTGGAATTTAACGCCAGTATTGGCTTTGATATCGAATTAATCGAGTATGATCTCACCGGATCAATCGCTCACGCTAAAATGCTCGCCTATACGGGTATTATCAGTCCCGAAGAAGCAGATAGTCTCGTCTCTGGATTGGAACAAATTCGTCAAGAATACCGCACCGGCAACTTTAACCCCGGCATCGATCAAGAGGACGTGCATTTTGCCGTAGAACGTCGTTTAACCGAGATTGTGGGAGATGTGGGCAAAAAACTGCACACGGCCCGTTCGCGCAACGATCAGGTAGGAACGGATATACGTCTGTATCTTAGACAACAAATCGATGATATTAGGCAAGAAATTCGCAATTTTCAGCAAGCTTTAGTCAATCACGCCGAAAACCATCTGGAAACCCTGATCCCCGGTTACACCCACCTACAGCGCGCTCAACCGATTAGTTTAGCCCATCATCTCCTCGCTTATTTTCAAATGGCCGAACGGGATCACCAAAGATTAGGGCAAATTCGCGCCAGGACTAATATTTCGCCCCTAGGATGTGGTGCTTTAGCGGGGACGACTTTTCCTATTGATCGTCATTACAGCGCCAATTTACTCGATTTTGAGCAGGTGTATAACAATAGTCTCGATGGAGTTAGCGATCGAGATTTTGCCATTGAATTTATGACGGCCGCTAGTCTGATTATGGTCCACCTGAGCCGTTTGAGCGAAGAAATGATTCTCTGGGCTTCCCAAGAATTTAGTTTTATCACTCTCACCGATAGTTGTGCCACGGGATCTAGCATTATGCCCCAGAAAAAAAACCCCGATGTTCCCGAATTGGTGCGCGGCAAAACAGGGCGGGTTTTTGGGCATTTACAGGCGTTATTGACCTTAATGAAGGGTTTACCCCTAGCCTATAACAAAGACTTGCAGGAGGACAAGGAGGCGTTATTTGATGGCGTTAAAACCGTGCGGATTTGTTTGCAAGCGATGACGGTACTTTTAGCCACCGGAATTCAATTTAAAACCGACCGATTAGCTAATGCGGTGGCGGAAGATTTTTCTAATGCAACGGATGTGGCGGATTATTTAGCCAGTAAGGGGATTCCCTTCCGAGAAGCTTATAATTTAGTCGGGAAAGTCGTTAAAAGCAGTTTGGCAGCGGGTAAGTTATTGAAAGATTTAACCCTGACCGAATGGCAAGAATTACATCCAGCTTTTGAGGCCGATATCTACGACGCGATCGCTCCTCGTCAGGTGGTAGCGGCCCGTAATAGCTATGGTGGCACAGGTTTTGAAGAAGTGCGATCGGCTTTAATTCAAGCTAAAGCCATTCTCGATCATCGGAAATTTTGGGTCTGAAACCCCGCCGTTCTAGGTTGGCTTTACGTTAGAATTAAAAGGCCAGTCTCGAAAACCAAGTGGACGGCGCAGCACCTTGAAAACTCGGCTTAGGGGGTTCCGACCAGAAAAGCTTGGCTGGGTAAAAAGTCGCGCGCAACAAGTACAAGAAGCTATAGGCGGTCAACGTACCGTGGGACACACGGAATCGGGCTTCTGAAATGGGGCGAAAGTCTGTGGACTCTGTGTAAGACAGTACATGGTTTTTTAACTGT is a genomic window containing:
- the argH gene encoding argininosuccinate lyase — its product is MTAKKTWSDRFEGSLHPTIVEFNASIGFDIELIEYDLTGSIAHAKMLAYTGIISPEEADSLVSGLEQIRQEYRTGNFNPGIDQEDVHFAVERRLTEIVGDVGKKLHTARSRNDQVGTDIRLYLRQQIDDIRQEIRNFQQALVNHAENHLETLIPGYTHLQRAQPISLAHHLLAYFQMAERDHQRLGQIRARTNISPLGCGALAGTTFPIDRHYSANLLDFEQVYNNSLDGVSDRDFAIEFMTAASLIMVHLSRLSEEMILWASQEFSFITLTDSCATGSSIMPQKKNPDVPELVRGKTGRVFGHLQALLTLMKGLPLAYNKDLQEDKEALFDGVKTVRICLQAMTVLLATGIQFKTDRLANAVAEDFSNATDVADYLASKGIPFREAYNLVGKVVKSSLAAGKLLKDLTLTEWQELHPAFEADIYDAIAPRQVVAARNSYGGTGFEEVRSALIQAKAILDHRKFWV